Proteins co-encoded in one Garra rufa chromosome 7, GarRuf1.0, whole genome shotgun sequence genomic window:
- the LOC141338656 gene encoding uncharacterized protein: protein MHSEDQEEHKSLKTEFIEDYGEIKSDPEPFRAKHEDTKEPLDLIEDNEESKELNEAEKKHHVKTEDESLSCSLRTKGKKSHQKIHTGEKHYECSHCEMRFSQSGQLKAHERIHTGEKTYACDQCGKSFKQATTLKLHLRSHSGERPPDSLSDYPQDHSQEKPHMCTFCGKSFSRLDSFRMHQRRHSGVKNYMCFWENCGKTFIRDSDLKRHQRSHTGEKPYQCSHCDKRFNWPFQQKKHERIHTDQNKCDQCEKSFADAETLKLHLHSHFGERPLNCYQFSNDIKEKPQICFLCGKSFTQQGASKIHQESDSGVRNQMCLDCGNTFITAYTLADFTLAQKIPFFTPI, encoded by the exons ATGCATTCAGAGGACCAAGAAGAACATAAATCGCTAAAAACAGAGTTTATTGAAGATTACGGTGAGATTAAAAGTGACCCAGAACCCTTCAGAGCGAAGCATGAAGATACGAAAGAACCCCTTG ACTTGATAGAAGACAATGAGGAGAGCAAAGAACTGAATGAAGCAGAGAAGAAGCATCATGTGAAAACTGAAGATGAATCTTTGAGCTGCTCACTGCGAACAAAAGGCAAAAAATCACAtcagaaaattcacactggagaaaaacattacgagtgttcacactgtgaaaTGAGATTTAGTCAATCAGGACAACTAAAAGCacacgagaggatccacactggagaaaaaacatatgcatgtgatcagtgtgggaagagtttcaaacAAGCAACTACACTTAAATTACATCTGCGTTCTCATTCTGGTGAAAGGCCACCAGATTCCCTGAGTGACTACCCGCAAGATCATTCACAGGAGAAGCCTCACATGTGTACGTTTTGTGGAAAGAGCTTTTCACGTCTGGACAGTTTTAGAATGCACCAGAGAAGACACAGCGGTGTGAAAAATTATATGTGTTTTTGGGAAAATTGTGGGAAGACCTTTATTAGAGATTCTGATCTGAAACGGCACCAGAGaagtcacactggagaaaaaccttaccagtgttcacactgtgacaagagattcaactGGCCATTTCAACAGAAAaagcatgagaggatccacactgacCAGAATAAATGTGATCAATGTGAGAAGAGTTTTGCAGATGCAGAAACTCTTAAATTACATTTGCATTCCCATTTTGGAGAAAGACCGTTGAACTGTTATCAGTTCAGCAACGATATAAAGGAAAAGCCTCAAATATGTtttctgtgtggaaagagttttactcagCAGGGTGCTTCAAAAATACACCAGGAAAGTGACAGTGGTGTGAGAAATCAAATGTGCCTCGATTGTGGGAATACATTTATCACAGCTTATACATTGGCTGACTTTACACTGGCACAAAAAATCCCATTTTTTACTCCTATCTGA